The window TTCGGCTTCAAGTGCTTCCTGTCCCCGTCCGGGGTCGACGAGTTCCCCGAGCTGGACCACGACCAGCTGACCGCCTCCATGGCGGAGATCGCGGGCTTCGGCGGGCTGCTCATCGTGCACGCGGAGGACCCGCACGAACTCGGGCTCGCCCCCCGGCTGAGCGGCCCGAAGTACGCCGACTTCCTGCAGACCCGCCCGCAGGTCTCCGAGGACAGCGCGATCGAGGGCCTCATCGAGCTGGCCCGCCGGCTCGGCGCGCGGGTCCACATCCTGCACCTGTCCTCCTCCGGCGCGCTGCCGCTGATCGCCGCCGCCAAGCGCGAGGGCGTCCGGCTCAGCGTCGAGACCTGTCCGCACTACCTCACGCTCACCGCCGAGGAAGTGCCCGACGGGGCCAGCGAGTTCAAGTGCTGCCCGCCGATCCGTGAGGCCGCCAACCAGGACCTGCTCTGGGCCGCGCTCGCCGACGGCACCATCGACTGCGTCGTCACCGACCACTCGCCGTCCACCGTGGACCTCAAGACGTCCGACTTCGCCACCGCCTGGGGCGGCATATCCTCGCTCCAGCTGAGCCTGTCGGCCATCTGGACGGAGGCGGCCCGGCGCGGCCACGGCATCGAGGACGTGGTCCGCTGGATGTCCGAGCGCACCGCGAACCTCGCCGGCCTCGACCGCAAGGGCGCCATCGCACCCGGCCGGGACGCGGACTTCGCGGTCCTGGCCACCGACGAGACCTTCACCGTCGACCCGGCCGCGCTCCAGCACCGCAACCGCATCACCGCGTACGCGGGCAAGACCCTGCGCGGCGTCGTGAAATCCACCTGGCTGCGCGGCGAGCGCGTCTACGACCCCGCGCTCGACGACCGCTTCACCGAACCCACCGGCCGACTTCTGGAAAGGACGAACTGATCACTGTGACGGCGACCCTGTACTTCACCGGCGACGCGAACCCCTACGGCGGCGGCGACCCCTACGCCGACTACCGTACGGCCGACTTCCCCTTCACCAGGCACGCCAACCTGGCCGACCGCCGGCTCGGCGCGGGCGTCGTCGCCGCCAACGACGAGTTCTTCGCCCAGCGCGAGAACCTGCTGGTGCCCGAGCGGGCCGACTTCGACCCCGAGGACTTCGGGCACAAGGGCAAGGTCATGGACGGCTGGGAGACCCGCCGCCGGCGCGGCGTCTCGGCCGAGCACCCCTGGCCCACCGAGGACGACCACGACTGGGCGCTGATCCGGCTCGGCGCGCCCGGCGTCGTCCGCGGCATCGTCGTGGACACCGCCCACTTCCGCGGCAACTACCCGCAGGCCGTCTCCGTCGAGGGCACCTCGGTCGACGGCGCCCCCACGCCCGAGGAACTCCTCGGCGACGATGTGAAGTGGACGACCCTCGTCCCGCGTACCGCAGTCGGCGGCCACGCGGCCAACGGTTTCGAGGTGAACGTCGAGCAGCGCTTCACGCACCTGCGTCTCAAGCAGCACCCCGACGGCGGCATCGCCCGCCTGCGGGTGTACGGCGAGGTCGTGCCCGACCCGGCGTGGCTGGCCGCGCTCGGCACCTTCGACGTGGTGGCGCTGGAGAACGGTGGCAGCGTCGAGGACGCCTCCAACCTCTTCTACTCGCCGGCCACCAACACCATCCAGCCGGGTCGTTCCCGCAAGATGGACGACGGCTGGGAGACCCGCCGCCGCCGCGACCAGGGCAACGACTGGATCAGCTACCGCCTCGCCGGGCACACCGGGATCCGCGCCCTGGAGATCGACACCGCCTACCTCAAGGGCAACAGCGCCGGCTGGGCGTCGGTCTCCGTCAAGGACGGGGAGGACGGCGAGTGGACGCAGATCCTGCCGCGCACCCGTCTCCAGCCCGACACCAACCACCGCTTCGTGCTGCCCGCGGCGGCCGTCGGCACGCACGCGCGCGTGGACATCTACCCGGACGGAGGCATCTCCCGGCTCCGCCTGTTCGGCGCGCTGACCGAGCAGGGCGCGGCCGCCCTGGCGGCCCGCCACCAGGAACTGGGCGGCTGACCCGTCCGTGCCCGCGGGGCGTTCCGTCCGCACGGACCGGCACGCCCCGCCCGCCGGGTCCGCCGGGGCCGATGAGTTTCGGGGGACGGTGGGGTCTGTACCGGTGACGGAGAACCGCACCGGAAGATCCACCGAAGAGAAGACCCACCGAAAGAGAGGCACCCGCCATGGGCAAGCTCGTCGTCACCGGTTTCGTGAGCATCGACGGCGTCCACCAGGCGCCCGGCGGTCCCCAGGAGGACGACCGCGACGGCTTCACGCAGGGCGGCTGGAGCGTTCCGTACGGCGACGAGGACTTCGGCCGGTTCATGATCGAGGTCTTCGACCGCGCCGGAGCCTTCCTCCTCGGCCGCCGCACCTACGACATCTTCGCCGCGTACTGGCCACAGGTGACCGACCCCGCGAACCCGGTGGCCGCCCGCCTCAACGGCCTGCCGAAGTACGTGGTCTCCACCAGCCTGACCGACCCCGCCTGGCAGGGCACCACCGTGATCTCCAAGGACCTGGCCGAGGAGGTCGCCGCGGCCAAGGAGCGCACCGAGGGCGAACTCCAGGTCCACGGCAGCGGCGACCTCGTCCGCTCCCTGCTGGCGCTGGACCTCGTCGACACGGTGCACCTGCTGACGTTCCCGGTCGTACTCGGCGCCGGACACCGCCTGTTCGAGGAGGGCACCGTCCCGACCGCCTTCACGCACACCGGTGGCCGTGTCACCGGGGCGGGCGTGTCCATCCAGTCGTACGACGTCGTGGGACGCCCACGATACGGCTCCTATCAGGATTAACTTCCCGCGAATTCACCGAACTTGACGGTGAACTCCTGAACTTGTCATTGACATGCCACTATCTACGCGCGTCATGATGAGCCCATGACATTCCCCCCGCGTACCACCCGGATCGGCGCCGCGGGCGCCCTCCTGTCCGCTCTCCTCGTCGGTGGCACCGTCGCCGCCGCCCCGGCCGACGCCGCCGCGACGGCGGTCGGCAGCATCTGCTACAGCGCGCTGCCCTCGCAGGCGTACGACACGCTCCGTCTGATCGACAAGGGCGGTCCCTTCCCGTACTCCCAGGACGGCGTCGTCTTCCAGAACCGCGAAGGCGTCCTGCCCGCGCAGGCGAGCGGGTACTACCACGAGTACACGGTCGTCACCCCGGGCTCCTCCGACCGCGGCGCCCGGCGCATAGTCACCGGCAAGAAGACGCGGGAGGACTACTACACCGCGGACCACTACGTCACGTTCAAGCTCGTCAACTTCGGCTGCTGAACCACGAGTCGACCGCATGTCCCTCGCCCCGCGGCCCCTCCACGCACACCGGCCGCGGGGCGAGTGGCTGCCCGGACCCGGCCTCGGGCTCGGACGGGGCCGGGCGGCCGCACGTGGGTGCCGTGGGTGCTGCCCTGCGACGGGGCTGATCAGGGCCGCGGAGCGCTCAGCGCCCACAGCGCGGTGAGCAAGGTGGCCCCGCACAGCGCCATCCCGACGGCGGCCACCAGGCTCCCGCCGATGAGCAGCGCCCCCGCCACGGTGCCCAGGACGAGTCCGAACGCGGCCACCCGGACGCCCGGCCACCACCAGGGCCGCGTGAAGCGCGCCGTGGCGTCGACCGCGGTGAAGGAGTCCCTCAGGGTCGTGCGGACCGCCGTGTGCTCGTCGAGGAACACACGGCGTGGCGCAACCCGCCGCCGCCGCCCGAGGGGGACCAGACGGGTGCCGTCCGTCAGCCGTACCACCACCGCGCCGCGCGAGCCGGTGCCGTGATGGGCACTCACCTCGACCGGGCCCCGGAGCCCGTCGATGACGGGATGCCACATGATCCGCTGCCAGACGGCCGGCCGGTCGCTCGCGCCCGTCTCGGTGAGCCTGAGCCACAGGCTCTCCGACAGCGCATGTGGGGAGGCGGACCCGGTACCGCAGTGCACCGTCGCGGTCATCGGGCGGGACGGCCGCCGCGCCGCCCACCAGAACCGCAGACCACGTCGGGCCCACACCGAGCACAGCAGAGCGGCCGTGGCCCCGGCGAGCAGGACGGGGACGAACAGGTCGTCCTCGGCGGCCGTCTCCTCCGAGTCACCGGGGAAGCCCCGCGGGTCCGTCTCGTCCGGGTCGTAGGCGACGGGGAACCGACGGCCCTTGGTGTAGTGGTCGGTGTCGTAGATCTCGAAACGCTGCACGTGCTCACGGCCCGTGCGGTCCTTCCAGCGCACCCGGATGTCCTCGGTGTCCCCGAGGTCGTCCTCGACGACCACGCCGGTGGCGTGGGCCGTGGCCCGGTCGCGGGCCTGGCCGTAGGCGTGCGCGTGGAAACCCAGCCAGCCCGCGAACAGCGCGAATCCGGTCAGGGTGGCCGTCATGCCCAGCAGGGCGACGCGCAGGGCGGGGCCGGGGCGTCTCATGCTCTCTCCGCCTTCTCGGTCCCGGACTTGTCCAGCAGGGCGTGGACGGGCGCCGGGTCGCCGCCGTCCACGGCCGTGACGAGCACCTCGTACAGGTCGACGACCGTGCCGTCCGGCGCCGTGAGCACGGTGCTCATCCAGCGGGAGGTGCAGGACCAGCCGGCTTCCAGCAGCAGCGGCACCAGGGCCGCGCCCATGGCACTGGCGAGTACCTGGCCGCCGAGCCTCCTGCGCACGGCGGCCGGCAGCCACCGCAGTTGAGGGCGCATCCGGCGGGCGAGGCCGTACCAGTCGCCGTCGGCGACGGCGTCCAGTGCCGCGCGCAGCGCCCCGGTGGGGGAGGGCTGCCCGGTCGCGGCCGCCAGCGCCTCCGCGCGGTGGCCGCCGTCGGCGGGGAGGCGGAACCTGTCAGGGTCCAGTTCCAGGAGGCGCACCGGCTTCAGGTCCTCGGGCCGGAGGGCGCCGCCCCCACCGCCCGCCTGGAGCGTCCCACCGGGTCCGTCCGCGCAGGCCAGACGCTGGACGCACCACTCGGCGACCACCTCGGCGTCACGCAGCACAAGCGGAGCCGAGCCGTACGCCGCACTGGTGCTGGTGCTGGTGCTGGTGCTGGTGCTGGTGCTGGTGCTGGTGCTGGTGCCGGTGCCGGTGCCGGTGTGCGGCAGCGCGGCCGTCCGCACGGCCGTCGGCGGATGGGTGGCCGTCGCGTAGACGTCCAGATCCTCCTCCTCGGCATCCTCGCGGGCGGCCCGGGCCCGCACCAGCGGGTCCTGGAGGGCGAGGTCGAACGCCTCGTAGAGGTCCACCGGGTACGAGCCCTCCTCGACCAGGTCCTCCACCCAGTCCTGCGCGATCCCGTCGAAAGCCGCGTCGATCACGGCGACCCGCTCGACGGCCTCGCGCGCCGCGTCACCGCCCACCACCCGGGCGGCTTCCGCGTCGGCTGCCAACTCCTCCTGCCAGGGCCATGGTTGGGTCGCGCGCAGCAGGGGAGCGGCCAGCGGGGCCAGTGGCCGCAGGCGCCCCTCCAGCCGTTCGGCGAGCGCGACGCGAGCCGCCAGCAGGGCACGTGTGCGACGGTCGTCGAAGTGACGCTCGTGGGCCAGCTCGTGCGCGATCACCGCGGCCAGGTGCGTGGCCGAGAGCGCCCGGACCAGCGGTAGCCCGAGCAGCAGCGCGTAGGCGTGTCCGCCGGCGGTCCTCACCCGGACCGTGAGCACCGCCGGCTCGGGGAGGATCCGCACCAGCAGCGGAGCGCCGAAACCGGTGCGCTCGGCCATGTCCCGCACCAGCGCCGCGAGTTCCGGCTCGTCGTCCGGCCGTACCGCCCGGCCCGGCAGGGCGTCGGGGAGGACGGCCCTCGTGTACAGGGCCGGAAGCAGCCACAGCATCGGCAGCGCGATCATCTGCCAGCCTCCCCAGACCAGCCCCCCGGCCGCGATCAGCAGAAGGAAGCCGATCAGTGGCAGCCAGGCGACGGCTGCCATGGCCGCGGTGAACGACCACGCGCGGACCGCCGAGACCCGCGGCCCCCCGGATATGCGACCGTCCATCACACTCCTGTCGTGCCATGAGGTGTCGGCGGATTCTGTCATAGCCAGGTCAAGCCTGCGGACGTTGAGCGGTACGTACGGTGCCGGCCCGGGAGCGGCGGTCGGGCACCGGCCACCGCCGGCCCGGTCGGGCGCGCCCGGCGCCGGTGGCCGTCGTCATGTGCGCCCGGCGATGGGGCCGTCCGGTCGGCGCCCGGTGGCGGGTCAGTCGGTCGTCCGCGCCCGGCGGCTGGGGCTGCCTGGTCGGGTGCGCCCGGCGGTGGGGGCCTCCCTGTCATACGCGCCCGGCCTCGGGCTGTCCGGGCGAGCGCGCCGTCGGGAACGGAAGTTGGCGACGGGCAGGTTGTGGTCGGGGCCGGGTGGGGGGAGATCCCAGCCGGAGCCGGAGCCGGAGCCGGAGCCGGAGCCGGAGCCGGAGCCGGAGCCGGAGCCGGAGCCGGAGCCGGAGCCGGAGCCGGAGCCGGGTGGGGCCATGCCACACGCGGCCCGACTCAGGGGCGCAGTACCACGCGTCGGCCGTGGAGTTCGCCGCGTTCCATGCGCCGGTGGACCTCCGCAGCGGCGCTGAGGGGCTGGTACTCGACCGAGCGGGGCCGCAGGCCGCCCGAGGCCAGGAGGTCGTTGACGGCGGACGCCGCCTCGGCCAGTTCCGCGGCCGTGGCGTTGGAGATGGCGAAGCCGTGCAGGGAGCCGTCCTTCATGTAGAGCGGACCGACCGGCAGGGTCGGCTCGTCGCGGGCGCCGGACAGAACGACGATGCGCCCGCGGTGGGCGAGGAGGCCGACCGCGGTCGTCAGGTCGTTGCGTCCCGAGGTGTCGACGTGGACGCCGACGCCGGACGGCGCGAGCCGCGCCAGCCGCGCCGCGAGATCGGGGGCGTGGTAGTCCACGACCTCCGCCGCGCCCAGGGAGCGGACGTGCTCGTGGTCGCGCGGGGCGGCCGTGGCGAGGACGCGTGCGTACGCCCGGTACGCGAACTCCACCAGCGCGCTGCCCACGTTGCCGGCCGCGCCGCCGACCAGCACCGTCTCTCCGGGGCGCAGCCCGCCGTGGGTGAAGAGCGCGAGACAGGCGGTCGCGGCGGGATGGAACACGGCCACCGCCTCCTCAGGGCGTACGCCCGCAGGCAGCCGGTACAGGCGGTCGGCGGGCACCACCGCCCGTTCGGCGGCCGCGCCCTGCCGGCCGTCGTGGCCCAGGCTGTTGCACCACACCGTCTCACCGACGGCGAAACCGGACCCCGCGGACGCCACCGTGCCCACGAGGTCCCGTCCGACCACGAACGGAAACGGCAGCGGCGTCCGGAACAGCCCCGACCGGACGAAGGTGTCCACCGGATCGACCACGGTGGCCACCACGTCCACCAGCACCTCACCCGCCCCCGGCACGGGATCGGGCAACTCGCCGAAGCGAATGACGTCGGGCGACCCGAGTTGTTCGACATAGGCGGCGCGCATGACCACCGATTCTCCCACCGCAAGGCCCTGCGCGGCGCGGATGACGCCTGCGGCCGGCCGGAAAGCCGTTTCGGGATTCCGGGCGGCCCGACCGCGATGGCCGCGGGCGTCGGCCCGTCAGCGGAAGACGGCCCTGTCGGCGCCCGGGATCTCCGCCAGGCTCACCGGACGGTGTTCGCGGCGGGAGACCTCGCAGGCCTCGGCGATGCGCAGAGCCTGGAGGGCTTCGCGGCCGTCGCACGGGTTGGGGCGTTCACCATGCAACACCCCTACGAACGCCTCCAGTTCGGCCTCGTAGGCGGGGCCGAAGCGTTCCAGGAAGTCGGGATAGGGCTTGTCCGCGGCCGGCGGGCCGGTGGGCTCGGTGGACGCGATCGGCGTTCGGTCGTCGAGGCCGACCACGATCTGGTCCAGTTCACCGGCCAGTTCCATGCGCACGTCGTACCCGGCGCCGTTGAGGCGGGTTGCGGTGGCCGTGGCGAGTGTGCCGTCGTCCAGGGTGAGCAGCGCCGCGCCGGTGTCGACGTCGCCCGCCGCGCGGAACATCGGGGGGCCGGCGTCGGACCCGGTCGCGTACACGCTGACGACCTCACGGCCCGTTATCCATCGCAGCATGTCGAAGTCGTGAATGAGTGCGTCCCGGAACAGCCCGCCGGACAGCGGAAGCCACTCGGGCGGCGGCGGTGCCTGGTCGGAGGTGAGCGCGCGCACCGTGTGCAGACGCCCGAGGCGACCCGAGCGCACGGCCTCGCGGGCGCCCGCGTAACCCGTGTCGAAGCGGCGCATGAACCCCATCTGAAGCACCGTGCCCGCGGCTTCGACCTCGGCGAGCGCCTGTAATGTCCCCGGCAGGTCCAGGGCGATGGGTTTCTCGCAGAACACCGGCAGTCCCGACCGTGCCGCCCGGCCGATCAGTTCGGCGTGGGCGGAGGTCGCGGTGCTGACGACCACCGCGTCGACCCCCCAGGTGAATATCTCGTCCACCCCCGGTGCCGCCGTCTCACCCAGCCGCAGGGCGAGGGCCTGTGCCCGCGCCGGATCGGCGTCCGTGAGGATCAAGGATCCGACCTCTCGATGACGGCTGAGCGTGTTCGCGTGGATGGTGCCGATGCGGCCCGTACCGATGACCCCGATGCGCATGGAAACAAAGTGAGGGCGGACCCCTGACCCTGTCAATCGGCATGTCCGGACAATCGGACTTCACTACTTCCCGTCATCCGGCGGCGGAGCTACGCTCGGCCCGTGCCGAAACCAGAAGTGGACCCCACCGTCTCACTCGAGCTCCGTGTGGACCGGAGTTCCCCGGTACCGCTGTACTTCCAGCTGTCCCAGCAGCTGGAGGCCGCGATCGAGCACGGCAGACTCACCCCCGGCAGCCTGCTGGGCAACGAGATCGAGCTGGCGGCCCGGCTCGGCCTGTCCCGGCCCACCGTCCGCCAGGCCATCCAGTCGCTGGTGGACAAGGGCCTCCTGGTGCGCCGCCGAGGTGTCGGCACCCAGGTCGTGCACAGCCGGGTCAAGCGCCCGCTGGAACTGAGCAGCCTCTACGACGATCTGGAGGCGGCCGGGCAGCGCCCGTCGACGAAGGTCCTGGTCAACACGGTGGTCCCGGCCTCCGCCGAGGTCGCCGCCGCCCTGGCGGTGGCTGAGGGCGAGGAGGTCCACCGCATCGAACGGCTGCGCCTGGCCCACGGCGAGCCGATGGCGTACCTGACCAACTACCTGCCGTCCGGACTGCTCGACCTGGACACCGGCCAGCTGGAGGCCACCGGCCTGTACCGGCTGATGCGCGCCGCCGGGATCACCCTGCACAGCGCCCGCCAGTGCATCGGCGCCCGTGCCGCCGCCCCCGCCGAGGCCGAGCGGCTCGCCGAGGCCGAGGGCGCGCCCCTGCTCACCATGCAGCGCACCACCTTCGACGACACCGGCCGCGCGGTGGAGTACGGCACGCACACCTACCGCCCCTCCCGTTACTCCTTCGAGTTCCAGCTCCTCGTACGGTCCTGACGGCCTCGCGCGCCTCCGACCTCACGTCCCCATGTCCGGACAATGTGACCGGTCATCGCTCCCCGGCCGCGGAACCTGGCACTCCGGTGTCCGATAATGGAACGTTCGGGGCCGGTGGGATCACTGTCGGCCCCTTGCGTACGTTTGGGCACAGCAAGAAGGGCACGGCCTCGTGGCACGCTTTCCAACCTGGGTAGTCATCGCGCTGACAGGGGCCCTGTCCCTGTCGCTCGCGGGGTGCAGCAGCACCGGCGGTAAGCGGGCGGAGGACGCCCGCAAGGCCGCGGCGGCCCAGGGCAGGGTCGCGGTGAACACCCCCCGCTGGACCTTCGCGATGATCACGCACTCCGGGGACGGCGACACGTTCTGGGACATCGTGCAGAGCGGCGCCAAGCAGGCCGCCGTCAAGGACAACATCAACTTCCTGTACTCGCACGACGCCCAGGCCCAGCAGCAGGCCCAGCTCGTGGACGCCGCGGTGGACAAGAAGGTCGACGGCATCATCGTCACCCTCGCCAAGCCCGAGGCGCTCAAGGCCGCCGTGGCCCGCGCCGAGAGGGCCGGCATCCCGGTGATCACGGTCAACTCCGGATCGGCGCAGTCCAAGGCGTACGGCGCCCTCACGCACATCGGCCAGGACGAGTCCGTCGCCGGTGAGGCCGTCGGGCAGGAGCTGACCGATCGCGGGAGGAAGAAGGTGCTCTGCGTCCTCCACGAACAGGGCAACGTCGGCCACGAGCAGCGCTGCGCCGGGGTGGCGAAGACCTTCTCCGGCACGGTCG of the Streptomyces sp. NBC_01788 genome contains:
- the allB gene encoding allantoinase AllB; the protein is MPDVQLVLRSTRVVTPEGVRPASVTVADGRIVAVLPHDAEVPVGARLEDVGDDALLPGLVDTHVHVNDPGRSDWEGFWTATRAAAAGGITTLVDMPLNSLPPTTTVGHLRVKQEVARSRAHIDVGFWGGALPDNVKDLRPLHDAGVFGFKCFLSPSGVDEFPELDHDQLTASMAEIAGFGGLLIVHAEDPHELGLAPRLSGPKYADFLQTRPQVSEDSAIEGLIELARRLGARVHILHLSSSGALPLIAAAKREGVRLSVETCPHYLTLTAEEVPDGASEFKCCPPIREAANQDLLWAALADGTIDCVVTDHSPSTVDLKTSDFATAWGGISSLQLSLSAIWTEAARRGHGIEDVVRWMSERTANLAGLDRKGAIAPGRDADFAVLATDETFTVDPAALQHRNRITAYAGKTLRGVVKSTWLRGERVYDPALDDRFTEPTGRLLERTN
- the alc gene encoding allantoicase, giving the protein MTATLYFTGDANPYGGGDPYADYRTADFPFTRHANLADRRLGAGVVAANDEFFAQRENLLVPERADFDPEDFGHKGKVMDGWETRRRRGVSAEHPWPTEDDHDWALIRLGAPGVVRGIVVDTAHFRGNYPQAVSVEGTSVDGAPTPEELLGDDVKWTTLVPRTAVGGHAANGFEVNVEQRFTHLRLKQHPDGGIARLRVYGEVVPDPAWLAALGTFDVVALENGGSVEDASNLFYSPATNTIQPGRSRKMDDGWETRRRRDQGNDWISYRLAGHTGIRALEIDTAYLKGNSAGWASVSVKDGEDGEWTQILPRTRLQPDTNHRFVLPAAAVGTHARVDIYPDGGISRLRLFGALTEQGAAALAARHQELGG
- a CDS encoding dihydrofolate reductase family protein, giving the protein MGKLVVTGFVSIDGVHQAPGGPQEDDRDGFTQGGWSVPYGDEDFGRFMIEVFDRAGAFLLGRRTYDIFAAYWPQVTDPANPVAARLNGLPKYVVSTSLTDPAWQGTTVISKDLAEEVAAAKERTEGELQVHGSGDLVRSLLALDLVDTVHLLTFPVVLGAGHRLFEEGTVPTAFTHTGGRVTGAGVSIQSYDVVGRPRYGSYQD
- a CDS encoding ribonuclease domain-containing protein, translating into MTFPPRTTRIGAAGALLSALLVGGTVAAAPADAAATAVGSICYSALPSQAYDTLRLIDKGGPFPYSQDGVVFQNREGVLPAQASGYYHEYTVVTPGSSDRGARRIVTGKKTREDYYTADHYVTFKLVNFGC
- a CDS encoding M48 family metalloprotease, whose translation is MDGRISGGPRVSAVRAWSFTAAMAAVAWLPLIGFLLLIAAGGLVWGGWQMIALPMLWLLPALYTRAVLPDALPGRAVRPDDEPELAALVRDMAERTGFGAPLLVRILPEPAVLTVRVRTAGGHAYALLLGLPLVRALSATHLAAVIAHELAHERHFDDRRTRALLAARVALAERLEGRLRPLAPLAAPLLRATQPWPWQEELAADAEAARVVGGDAAREAVERVAVIDAAFDGIAQDWVEDLVEEGSYPVDLYEAFDLALQDPLVRARAAREDAEEEDLDVYATATHPPTAVRTAALPHTGTGTGTSTSTSTSTSTSTSTSTSAAYGSAPLVLRDAEVVAEWCVQRLACADGPGGTLQAGGGGGALRPEDLKPVRLLELDPDRFRLPADGGHRAEALAAATGQPSPTGALRAALDAVADGDWYGLARRMRPQLRWLPAAVRRRLGGQVLASAMGAALVPLLLEAGWSCTSRWMSTVLTAPDGTVVDLYEVLVTAVDGGDPAPVHALLDKSGTEKAERA
- a CDS encoding NADPH:quinone reductase: MRAAYVEQLGSPDVIRFGELPDPVPGAGEVLVDVVATVVDPVDTFVRSGLFRTPLPFPFVVGRDLVGTVASAGSGFAVGETVWCNSLGHDGRQGAAAERAVVPADRLYRLPAGVRPEEAVAVFHPAATACLALFTHGGLRPGETVLVGGAAGNVGSALVEFAYRAYARVLATAAPRDHEHVRSLGAAEVVDYHAPDLAARLARLAPSGVGVHVDTSGRNDLTTAVGLLAHRGRIVVLSGARDEPTLPVGPLYMKDGSLHGFAISNATAAELAEAASAVNDLLASGGLRPRSVEYQPLSAAAEVHRRMERGELHGRRVVLRP
- a CDS encoding Gfo/Idh/MocA family protein; protein product: MRIGVIGTGRIGTIHANTLSRHREVGSLILTDADPARAQALALRLGETAAPGVDEIFTWGVDAVVVSTATSAHAELIGRAARSGLPVFCEKPIALDLPGTLQALAEVEAAGTVLQMGFMRRFDTGYAGAREAVRSGRLGRLHTVRALTSDQAPPPPEWLPLSGGLFRDALIHDFDMLRWITGREVVSVYATGSDAGPPMFRAAGDVDTGAALLTLDDGTLATATATRLNGAGYDVRMELAGELDQIVVGLDDRTPIASTEPTGPPAADKPYPDFLERFGPAYEAELEAFVGVLHGERPNPCDGREALQALRIAEACEVSRREHRPVSLAEIPGADRAVFR
- a CDS encoding GntR family transcriptional regulator; this translates as MDPTVSLELRVDRSSPVPLYFQLSQQLEAAIEHGRLTPGSLLGNEIELAARLGLSRPTVRQAIQSLVDKGLLVRRRGVGTQVVHSRVKRPLELSSLYDDLEAAGQRPSTKVLVNTVVPASAEVAAALAVAEGEEVHRIERLRLAHGEPMAYLTNYLPSGLLDLDTGQLEATGLYRLMRAAGITLHSARQCIGARAAAPAEAERLAEAEGAPLLTMQRTTFDDTGRAVEYGTHTYRPSRYSFEFQLLVRS
- a CDS encoding sugar ABC transporter substrate-binding protein — translated: MARFPTWVVIALTGALSLSLAGCSSTGGKRAEDARKAAAAQGRVAVNTPRWTFAMITHSGDGDTFWDIVQSGAKQAAVKDNINFLYSHDAQAQQQAQLVDAAVDKKVDGIIVTLAKPEALKAAVARAERAGIPVITVNSGSAQSKAYGALTHIGQDESVAGEAVGQELTDRGRKKVLCVLHEQGNVGHEQRCAGVAKTFSGTVENLYVNGTNMPDVQAAIGARLQADRSVDAVVTLGAPYADTAVKAKADAGSRAEVDTFDLNAKVAAELKDGTLGFAVDQQPYLQGYQAVDLLWLYKYNGDVLGGGRPVLTGPQIVTKDQAATLEEYTKRGTR